The Bacillus spongiae DNA window CTTAATATGTATGGTGGCAATAGCAAAGAGGTCACACCCGTTCCCATACCGAACACGGAAGTTAAGCTCTTTAGCGCCGATGGTAGTTGGGGGCTTCCCCCTGTGAGAGTAGGACGTCGCCATACACTTTCAAAACAGCTCAGAACGAGCTGTTTTTTTGTGTACAATAATAAGTGGTTGAAATAGAGAGAAAATTGGGTGTATAAACCCTAGTGGCTATGTGTATCTAATCATTTGAGTGGTCGTGAAGCAATCCGTATAATCTTCAAATGAAGAATTTTATAATCGATTACTCTAAAACAGTTGGAAATATTAAGATAGTTGAAGGAGGAGTAGGAATAGTGTATGCTTAATAAAGAATAAAAGATTGTGCGCAATTTATTTTGATGCATGAAAGGAATGAGAAAATAGTGGCGACCATTTATGATTATAGTGTAAAGAAGAGAAATGGAGAAATGGAATTATTAGACCGATATAAAAATCAGGTAGTTTTAATTGTCAATACAGCTAGTAAATGTGGATTTACTTCTCAGTTTAAAGAGCTACAAGAACTGTATGAAAAATATAAAGAACAAGGTTTGTCTGTCATCGGATTTCCTTGTGATCAGTTCCTTAAACAGGAATTTGATTCTAACGAAGAAATTATGGAGTTTTGTCAAGTAAATTATGGTGTATCTTTCCCGATGTATGCGAAAGTAGATGTTAAAGGGAAGAAGGCTGACCCACTATTTAAATTTTTAACATCTGAGAAAAAAGGATTACTAAAAAGCGATGTTCAATGGAACTTCACGAAATTTCTTATAGATAGAAATGGGCGTGTTCAAAAACGTTTTTCTCCGCAAACAAAGCCAAATAAGATAGAGAGCGACATTTTACAACTGCTAGGTGAATAAGTATGAATGATAAAAATTTGCTTAAACTTGATAATCAAATTTGTTTTACAATCTATGCAGCTTCTAGAGAGATGACGAAATTATATCGCCCACTTTTAGATGAATTAGAACTAACCTACCCACAGTATTTAGCATTGCTTGCGTTATGGGAGCATGATTCGATATCTGTAAAAGAATTAGGTCAAAAGTTGTATTTAGATTCTGGTACACTCACCCCTATGTTAAAACGAATGCAAGCGAACGGATTGCTTGTTCGTGAGCGTGATAAGGCAGATGAACGAAAAGTTCTCATTAAGTTAACAGAGAAGGGAAATCAACTACAGGAGAAAGCGGAGTGTATTCCTGCAAGCCTATTAAAAGAAGAAGATATACCGTCATCTTTGTTACATCAATTAAAAAGATTATTAAATAGTGTACACGATATAAACGAAAAGGCGTCTCAAGAATAAGAGGCGTCTTTTATTTAATGATTAATAAGTAAATATTTTTCAATATATTTTGGCATCTTCGTGAAGGAGCTCATTAAAAACCCTTTAATAAATGAATAGTCTTCATTGGGCGTTGTCTTTAGTAAATCGCTCCACCACTCGGTTTCATAGCGAGCAATCATACTCAAGTTGTACAGTAATAAATAGTGTATTAATAGTTCTGGTAGCTGGCATAAGTATTTTTTATTTGATGGAAAGTAATATTGATCAAATTCAATGTGATAGCGAAAAGGGGGGGCTTCCATCAAACTAGGTGTGGTAGTCCACGTAAACCCGTTTTCTTTCCTAATAATTGGATGACTAGCTATTGTTGTAATATACTCTTGGAATCGAGAGAGTGTCATATGGAATTGGTCTAATAGATTCATTGGAAAAGTGAGGATATCACCAGACTGTTTAAGTAAAACAAGTGGAGATTCCTTATAATGAAATTGGAATAATTCTTGCACTTCAGGAAGCTGAGCTAATAGTTGTTTCATCGTAAATTTTTCTCCTTCAAGAGAGTTCATATGAAAGATACAGTCAGCGATATGTGGAAGAAGGCCATTTTTTTGTATTTTGATTTCATCTTCTAAAAAGCTATATTGTTGCTTCTTTCGCTTTCGGGTGGATACCCCATGTGCAAGGACCGACGATGTTTGTGGGTAATCTGGGTCGACAGTTAGTAACATGGCTTTTAAAAGATGAGTATACCCGTAAAATAGTAAAACCGGTTGAATTGAAAGGGGGCTATGGGCAGCCTGTTTGTAATACGTTTCTCCATGCTCTAAATAATACATAAAAGGGTAACAATTCTCATAGCTTTTTTTATTGGAAATTTGTTTTTGGTGTTGGTACCATCGTTCTAAATATTTTTGAGTGCTTGACGCTGACTGGAATTTATGTATAAAACCCCAATCGTAATTAGGATTGCGCAAAAACATCACCTCATAATTATTTGAAAAATTAAACAAATTCAATTATTGTTGACAGTATTTTATCCAATTGTTACCCTACTAATAATATTTTTTTTGCTGAGGAGGAAATGGAGAATGTGGGAAACGAAATTTCAAAAAGAAGGTTTAACGTTTGACGATGTTTTATTGCTTCCAGCTAAGTCAGAAGTATTGCCAAAGGATGTAGATTTAGGTGTAAAACTAACCGACACATTACAGTTAAATATTCCATTGATTAGTGCTGGAATGGATACGGTTACTGAAGCAGAAATGGCTATTAGTATGGCTAGGCAGGGTGGATTAGGTATTATTCACAAAAATATGAGCATTGAACAGCAAGCAGAGCACGTTGATAAAGTAAAACGTTCAGAACGTGGTGTTATTACAGATCCATTTTTCTTAACACCTACTCATCAAGTATTTGATGCAGAGCATTTAATGGGTAAATATCGTATATCTGGGGTTCCAATTATTAATAATGTTGAGGAACAAAAGCTCGTTGGTATTATTACAAATCGTGATTTGCGCTTTATCCAAGATTATTCTATTTTAATTTCAGACGTCATGACGAAAGACCATCTTGTGACTGCTCCAGTTGGGACAACAATTGATGAAGCAGAAAAAATTCTCCAAAAGCATAAAATTGAAAAGCTTCCCCTGATCGATTCAGATGGTGTTTTAAAAGGATTAATCACCATTAAAGACATTGAGAAAGTAATTGAATTCCCACATTCAGCAAAGGATGCTCAAGGTCGTTTATTAGTAGGAGCTGCTGTTGGCGTATCAAAGGATACGATGAAACGCGTTGAAATGTTAGTAGAAGCAAATGTTGACGCAATTGTAGTGGATACTGCTCATGGTCATTCCTCAGGAGTTATCCAGACTGTGAAAGAGATTCGAAATCAATATCCAGATTTAAATATTATCGCTGGTAATGTAGCGACTGCCGAGGCAACAAGAGATCTATATGAAGCAGGGGTAGATGTAGTCAAGGTTGGCATTGGGCCTGGTTCGATTTGTACGACGAGGGTAGTTGCAGGAGTAGGAGTGCCACAAGTGACAGCTGTCTATGATTGTGCGGCAGAAGCTCGTAAGCAAGGAAAAGCAATTATAGCAGATGGTGGTATAAAATATTCTGGTGATATCGTTAAAGCACTGGCTGCAGGTGGACATGCTGTCATGTTAGGTAGCTTACTTGCTGGTACAACGGAAAGTCCTGGAGAAACGGAAATTTTCCAAGGTAGACGTTTTAAGGTTTATCGAGGAATGGGATCTGTCGGAGCGATGGAAAAAGGCTCAAAGGATCGATATTTTCAAGAGGATGCTAAGAAGTTTGTTCCAGAAGGTATTGAAGGAAGGATTGCTTATAAAGGTCCAATATCAGAAACAGTGTATCAATTAATTGGTGGAATTCGTTCTGGTATGGGATATTGCGGAGCTCCCGATTTAGCATTTTTACGAGAGAATGCACAATTTGTTAGAATGACGGGTGCTGGTTTACGAGAGAGCCATCCGCATGATGTCCAAATTACGAAAGAAGCACCGAATTATTCATTATAAAAAAAGCAAAATCAGGATTTCCTGTTATTGGGAAATCCTGATTTTATTTTTAGAAAGATAAAACATGAATAGAAAAATAAGGATGGTTTTTTACATAAGATAGGTCTATTGTGTATCTATTAAATCATGAATATCTATGATAAAATAACGTCAATGTAGACAAATTATGGAGGGTAAACAAAGTGAAAAAACAGTGGTGTAAAAAAATTGTGGCCGGTACATTAGCGTTTTTTTTAGCTTTTGGACTTTTTCAACTACCACAATCAGCTAGCGCAGAAGAAGCACTAAATATTAACGCTCAAGCAGCAATTTTAGTTGATGCGAAATCAGGCAAAATCTTGTATGAGAAAAATTCAGATACAGCTTTAGGTATAGCTAGTATGACCAAGATGATGACGGAGTTTTTATTATTAGAAGCAGTTGAAGAGGGCCGCTTGAGCTTTGACCAAAAATACACAGTTTCGGATTATGTATACAAAGTGTCACAAGATACTTCTTTAAGTAATGTACCGTTAAAAGTCGGTGAACAGTATACTATTCAAGAATTGTATGAAGCGATGGCGATTTATTCTGCAAACGGAGCGACCATTGCCATTGCAGAAAAAATTGCAGGTACAGAAGCGAATTTTGTAAAAATGATGAACGAGAAAGCAGAAGAACTTGGGTTGGATAATTATCACTTTGTCAATTCCACTGGATTAAATAACGCCGATTTATTTGGCCTGCATCCAGAAGGTACAGGAGCAGAAGATGAAAACACGATGTCAGCGAAAGCAACTGCAACTCTTGCCTTTGAATTAATTAACCAATATCCAGAAGTGCTTGAGACATCGAGTATTCCTAAAAAATGGTTCCGTCCAGGCATTGATGATGAACAAACAGAAATGGATAACTGGAATTTTATGCTTCCATCACTAGTTTTTGAATATGAAGGTATAGATGGAATTAAAACAGGAACAACTGATTTCGCAGGCTCTTGCTTTACAGGAACAGCGGAACGTAACGGCATGCGCTTTATTACAGTTGTGATGGACGCGAAGCCTCCAGAAGGAGTAATTCCACCTGATAAATCAAAACCTCGTTTTGATGAAACAAGAAAGATGCTTGACTTTGCTTTTAGTAACTTCTCGGTTGAAGAGTTAGTTCCTGCTGGTTATGAAGTAGATAAACAAAAGAATATGCCCGTTGTTAAAGGGAAAGAAGATAAGGTTGGGGTTATTTCAGAGGCGCCAATTACGGCCATGGTTCGAAATGGCGAAAAGGATAAATATAAGCCTGTCTTCACACCAGCTAAAAAAGCTCTTAATGAAGAGGGGGAGCTCGAAGCCCCTATTAAAAAGGATCAAGCTGTCGGTACACTGACTGTTGAATATGATGGTGAAGATTTAGGGTATTTAACACCTAAGGCAGCAGAGTCTATTACGGTTAATATGGTAGCGGATAAATCAGTTGAAAAAGCGAATTGGTTTGTCCTT harbors:
- the guaB gene encoding IMP dehydrogenase gives rise to the protein MWETKFQKEGLTFDDVLLLPAKSEVLPKDVDLGVKLTDTLQLNIPLISAGMDTVTEAEMAISMARQGGLGIIHKNMSIEQQAEHVDKVKRSERGVITDPFFLTPTHQVFDAEHLMGKYRISGVPIINNVEEQKLVGIITNRDLRFIQDYSILISDVMTKDHLVTAPVGTTIDEAEKILQKHKIEKLPLIDSDGVLKGLITIKDIEKVIEFPHSAKDAQGRLLVGAAVGVSKDTMKRVEMLVEANVDAIVVDTAHGHSSGVIQTVKEIRNQYPDLNIIAGNVATAEATRDLYEAGVDVVKVGIGPGSICTTRVVAGVGVPQVTAVYDCAAEARKQGKAIIADGGIKYSGDIVKALAAGGHAVMLGSLLAGTTESPGETEIFQGRRFKVYRGMGSVGAMEKGSKDRYFQEDAKKFVPEGIEGRIAYKGPISETVYQLIGGIRSGMGYCGAPDLAFLRENAQFVRMTGAGLRESHPHDVQITKEAPNYSL
- a CDS encoding glutathione peroxidase; this translates as MATIYDYSVKKRNGEMELLDRYKNQVVLIVNTASKCGFTSQFKELQELYEKYKEQGLSVIGFPCDQFLKQEFDSNEEIMEFCQVNYGVSFPMYAKVDVKGKKADPLFKFLTSEKKGLLKSDVQWNFTKFLIDRNGRVQKRFSPQTKPNKIESDILQLLGE
- a CDS encoding MarR family transcriptional regulator; the encoded protein is MNDKNLLKLDNQICFTIYAASREMTKLYRPLLDELELTYPQYLALLALWEHDSISVKELGQKLYLDSGTLTPMLKRMQANGLLVRERDKADERKVLIKLTEKGNQLQEKAECIPASLLKEEDIPSSLLHQLKRLLNSVHDINEKASQE
- a CDS encoding YaaC family protein — its product is MFLRNPNYDWGFIHKFQSASSTQKYLERWYQHQKQISNKKSYENCYPFMYYLEHGETYYKQAAHSPLSIQPVLLFYGYTHLLKAMLLTVDPDYPQTSSVLAHGVSTRKRKKQQYSFLEDEIKIQKNGLLPHIADCIFHMNSLEGEKFTMKQLLAQLPEVQELFQFHYKESPLVLLKQSGDILTFPMNLLDQFHMTLSRFQEYITTIASHPIIRKENGFTWTTTPSLMEAPPFRYHIEFDQYYFPSNKKYLCQLPELLIHYLLLYNLSMIARYETEWWSDLLKTTPNEDYSFIKGFLMSSFTKMPKYIEKYLLINH
- a CDS encoding serine hydrolase, giving the protein MKKQWCKKIVAGTLAFFLAFGLFQLPQSASAEEALNINAQAAILVDAKSGKILYEKNSDTALGIASMTKMMTEFLLLEAVEEGRLSFDQKYTVSDYVYKVSQDTSLSNVPLKVGEQYTIQELYEAMAIYSANGATIAIAEKIAGTEANFVKMMNEKAEELGLDNYHFVNSTGLNNADLFGLHPEGTGAEDENTMSAKATATLAFELINQYPEVLETSSIPKKWFRPGIDDEQTEMDNWNFMLPSLVFEYEGIDGIKTGTTDFAGSCFTGTAERNGMRFITVVMDAKPPEGVIPPDKSKPRFDETRKMLDFAFSNFSVEELVPAGYEVDKQKNMPVVKGKEDKVGVISEAPITAMVRNGEKDKYKPVFTPAKKALNEEGELEAPIKKDQAVGTLTVEYDGEDLGYLTPKAAESITVNMVADKSVEKANWFVLSLRAIGGFFVDVWNSVVSGIKGLF